In Phaeobacter gallaeciensis DSM 26640, a genomic segment contains:
- a CDS encoding NUDIX hydrolase, whose translation MTFNGAKLALFIGDRLLVIERDAYPHIPYPGHWDFPGGGREGAETPETCALRETEEEVGLLVHEADLVWRQSYARPNGVVWFFAAHLPAMRERDIRLGDEGQSWALVPPEWYIAHDLAVPHFADYLQAYLSHRDTISA comes from the coding sequence ATGACATTCAACGGAGCCAAGCTGGCACTTTTCATCGGTGACAGGCTGTTGGTCATTGAGCGCGACGCCTATCCGCACATCCCCTATCCCGGCCACTGGGACTTTCCGGGGGGCGGTCGTGAAGGCGCGGAAACACCGGAAACCTGCGCCCTGCGCGAAACCGAGGAGGAGGTCGGACTGCTCGTACATGAGGCAGATCTCGTCTGGCGGCAAAGCTATGCGCGGCCCAACGGTGTCGTCTGGTTTTTTGCAGCACATTTGCCTGCCATGAGAGAGCGGGACATCAGACTGGGGGATGAAGGGCAGAGCTGGGCGTTGGTCCCGCCAGAATGGTACATCGCGCATGATCTGGCGGTACCACATTTCGCAGATTATCTGCAGGCCTATCTATCGCATCGGGACACTATCAGCGCCTGA
- a CDS encoding DNA polymerase IV, whose amino-acid sequence MQVLCRECLSHGVLKPKNGRTPNPKRCPGCQSSRIKAHPELFSLSIAHMDCDAFYASVEKRDNPDLADKPVVIGGGQRGVVSTACYIARIRGVRSAMPMFQALKLCPDAVVIKPRMNVYVDVSRQIRAMMDELTPDVEPLSLDEAFMDLSGTQRLHGAPPAVMLARLVKRMKDELGVTGSIGLSHNKFLAKVASDLDKPRGFSVIGAAETSAFLKDKPVRLIWGIGPAAQASLEKAGIRSFSDLLRWERNDLNARFGSMGERLWHLARGQDRRRVSSNAPIKSISNETTFFEDTASLEVLDGHLWRLAEKVSDRAKARQLAGRVVTLKLKRANHSSLTRRQSLRDATQIADMIYRTARALLDQVGDEGPYRLLGCGISDLVPETQADITGDLLDPQAGQRAKAERATDAIRERFGKAAIQKGRALR is encoded by the coding sequence CTGCAGGTGCTTTGCCGGGAATGCCTGTCTCATGGCGTGCTGAAACCAAAGAATGGCAGAACCCCAAACCCAAAGCGCTGCCCCGGTTGCCAAAGCTCGCGTATCAAAGCGCACCCTGAGCTATTCTCGCTCTCGATTGCACATATGGATTGTGATGCGTTCTATGCCAGCGTTGAAAAACGCGACAACCCAGATCTCGCCGACAAACCGGTTGTGATCGGTGGCGGGCAGCGCGGCGTCGTCTCCACCGCCTGTTATATCGCGCGCATTCGCGGTGTTCGCTCTGCCATGCCGATGTTTCAAGCGCTGAAACTCTGTCCTGACGCGGTGGTGATCAAACCTCGCATGAATGTCTATGTCGACGTCAGCCGCCAGATCCGTGCCATGATGGATGAGCTGACCCCGGATGTTGAACCGCTATCGCTGGATGAGGCGTTCATGGATTTATCTGGCACCCAGCGGCTTCATGGCGCGCCACCTGCGGTCATGCTGGCGCGGCTGGTCAAACGCATGAAGGATGAGCTGGGTGTGACCGGATCCATTGGGCTGTCGCACAACAAGTTTTTGGCCAAGGTGGCCTCCGATCTGGACAAGCCACGCGGATTTTCGGTGATTGGCGCGGCAGAAACCTCGGCCTTCCTAAAAGACAAACCAGTACGCCTGATCTGGGGTATCGGTCCCGCCGCGCAGGCCTCACTTGAGAAAGCTGGCATCCGTAGTTTCTCTGACCTGCTGCGCTGGGAACGCAACGATCTGAATGCGCGCTTCGGTTCGATGGGAGAGCGGCTCTGGCATCTCGCACGTGGTCAGGACCGGCGCCGCGTCTCCTCCAATGCGCCCATCAAATCCATCTCGAATGAAACCACCTTCTTTGAAGATACGGCCAGTCTTGAGGTGCTTGACGGACATCTGTGGCGCCTTGCAGAGAAGGTGTCCGACCGGGCCAAGGCGCGGCAACTGGCCGGACGCGTGGTGACGCTGAAGCTAAAGCGCGCAAATCACAGCAGCCTCACCCGCCGACAATCGCTGCGCGATGCCACCCAGATTGCCGATATGATCTACCGCACAGCCCGTGCCCTGCTGGATCAGGTCGGCGACGAAGGTCCCTATCGGCTGCTTGGCTGTGGTATTTCCGATTTGGTCCCGGAAACCCAAGCCGATATCACCGGTGATCTGCTCGATCCTCAGGCGGGTCAGCGCGCCAAAGCAGAACGCGCGACAGATGCCATTCGCGAACGTTTTGGGAAAGCTGCCATCCAGAAAGGTCGCGCCCTTCGCTGA
- a CDS encoding N-formylglutamate amidohydrolase, with protein sequence MSDTVYLVEMPQELRSGVVFASPHSGSDYSAGFLAQTVLDPLQLRSSEDAFVDQLFAAAPRFGMPLLMAQVPRAYVDLNRSTEELDPALIEGVIKRGQNPRVASGLGVVPRVVAHGRAIYQGKMSQSEASRRITSYWRPYHAALQQLLDRARIGFGQAVLIDCHSMPHEAISAAGRRGVGLPDVVLGDRFGAAASSEVMDRVEAAFVSAGLRVARNTPFAGAYITQTYGRPSRGQHAVQVEIDRSLYMNEARVEKTADFAALQMVLTDVIAELSRLYCDPVPLAAE encoded by the coding sequence ATGTCTGACACAGTATATTTGGTGGAAATGCCACAGGAATTGCGGTCTGGGGTGGTTTTTGCCTCACCACACAGCGGATCGGACTATAGCGCGGGGTTTCTGGCGCAGACGGTTCTGGACCCGTTGCAGCTGCGCAGTTCGGAAGATGCCTTTGTTGATCAGCTGTTCGCAGCCGCGCCGCGATTCGGAATGCCTTTGCTGATGGCGCAGGTCCCCCGCGCCTATGTCGATCTCAACCGTTCCACCGAAGAACTGGACCCCGCGTTGATTGAGGGGGTCATCAAACGGGGGCAGAACCCGCGGGTGGCTTCTGGGCTGGGAGTTGTACCGCGTGTGGTGGCCCATGGCCGGGCGATCTACCAAGGTAAGATGAGCCAGAGCGAGGCGAGCCGACGGATCACCTCCTATTGGCGGCCCTATCATGCTGCGTTGCAGCAGCTTCTGGATCGCGCACGGATCGGGTTTGGGCAGGCGGTGCTAATTGACTGCCATTCAATGCCGCATGAGGCGATATCCGCTGCCGGACGGCGAGGGGTGGGGCTGCCTGATGTCGTGCTGGGTGACCGGTTTGGCGCTGCCGCCTCATCTGAGGTTATGGACCGGGTCGAGGCTGCGTTTGTCAGCGCCGGGCTGCGTGTGGCGCGCAACACCCCCTTTGCAGGGGCTTATATTACGCAGACCTATGGTCGTCCGTCGCGTGGGCAACATGCAGTGCAGGTTGAAATTGATCGCAGCCTTTATATGAATGAGGCGCGCGTGGAGAAAACCGCCGATTTTGCCGCGCTTCAGATGGTGCTGACCGATGTGATTGCGGAACTATCGCGGCTGTATTGTGATCCGGTGCCTCTGGCGGCGGAGTAA
- the ykgO gene encoding type B 50S ribosomal protein L36: protein MKVKNSLRSLKNRHRDCRVVRRKGRVYVINKTQRRFKARQG, encoded by the coding sequence ATGAAGGTCAAGAACTCGCTCCGCTCGCTCAAGAACCGGCACCGTGATTGCCGCGTTGTGCGTCGCAAGGGCCGTGTCTATGTGATCAACAAGACCCAGCGCCGCTTTAAAGCACGCCAGGGCTGA
- a CDS encoding Fe(3+) ABC transporter substrate-binding protein produces MLKSTTILAGALIAAVATSAAAEGELNLYSSRHYDTDERLYSDFEEATGITINRIEGKADELIARMSAEGANSPADILLTVDTSRLARAKNEGLLQAIDSDTLEARVPGYLQDADNQWFGFSQRARIIYFDKADVANPPKTYLDLADPAYKGQVCIRSSTNTYNQTLLASIVTHHGEEAATDWAKGVVANMARAPQGGDTDQLRGIVSGECEIAVGNSYYFARSIRKDVKGLSADRDMIGWVFPAQDAEGAHMNLSGGGVAVNAPNKDNAVKFLEYLASDQAQQYFSAGNDEYPAVPGVALAPSIAALGHFKPDDVQLSDVAKNIPTAQKIFNQVGWE; encoded by the coding sequence ATGCTGAAATCGACCACCATTCTTGCAGGCGCCTTGATCGCCGCCGTCGCCACTTCTGCCGCTGCCGAGGGTGAGCTGAACCTCTACTCCTCGCGCCACTATGATACTGACGAACGTCTCTACTCTGATTTTGAAGAGGCCACCGGCATCACCATCAACCGCATCGAAGGCAAAGCCGACGAGCTGATCGCCCGCATGAGCGCAGAGGGAGCGAACTCCCCCGCTGACATCCTGCTGACAGTCGACACCTCTCGCCTTGCCCGCGCCAAGAACGAAGGCCTGCTGCAGGCCATCGACAGCGACACACTGGAAGCCCGCGTTCCCGGTTATCTGCAGGATGCAGACAACCAGTGGTTCGGTTTCTCGCAGCGCGCGCGTATCATCTACTTTGACAAAGCAGATGTCGCCAACCCGCCAAAAACCTATCTCGATCTCGCCGATCCCGCCTACAAAGGTCAGGTCTGCATCCGGTCATCGACCAACACCTACAACCAGACCCTGCTGGCCTCGATCGTCACTCACCACGGTGAAGAAGCCGCAACCGACTGGGCAAAAGGTGTCGTCGCCAACATGGCCCGCGCACCACAGGGTGGTGACACCGACCAGCTGCGCGGCATCGTCTCCGGCGAATGCGAAATCGCAGTCGGCAACAGCTACTACTTCGCGCGCTCCATCCGTAAGGATGTGAAAGGTCTCTCTGCAGATCGCGACATGATCGGTTGGGTCTTCCCCGCGCAGGACGCAGAAGGCGCGCATATGAACCTGTCCGGCGGTGGTGTAGCGGTGAACGCGCCCAACAAAGACAACGCGGTGAAGTTCCTGGAATACCTCGCCTCCGATCAGGCACAGCAGTATTTCTCGGCTGGTAATGACGAATACCCTGCGGTTCCCGGCGTTGCTCTGGCACCCAGCATCGCAGCACTCGGTCACTTCAAGCCGGATGATGTTCAGCTGTCCGACGTGGCAAAGAACATCCCCACCGCCCAGAAAATCTTCAATCAGGTGGGCTGGGAATAA
- a CDS encoding DUF2938 domain-containing protein: MEAVLNRNELIIRIVLLGLGATAFMDLWAIAADALFGVPQSNFVVVGRWLGHMPEGVFTHDSIRKAAPVANEAALGWTAHYIVGVIFAAVFVAVGGQRQLVQPGPVAPILFGLVTVVAPFFILQPALGAGIMAANKPNPDAARLKSLMSHFSFGLGLYVVAFGLSRLAPKGQSGSGDQVSPAE, translated from the coding sequence ATGGAAGCCGTGTTGAACCGCAATGAATTGATTATTCGCATTGTCCTATTGGGGCTGGGGGCGACGGCCTTCATGGATCTATGGGCGATTGCCGCCGATGCATTGTTCGGCGTCCCGCAGAGCAATTTTGTGGTGGTCGGGCGCTGGCTTGGCCATATGCCTGAGGGGGTGTTCACCCACGACAGTATCCGCAAGGCGGCGCCGGTGGCGAATGAGGCCGCACTGGGCTGGACTGCGCATTACATTGTCGGCGTGATCTTCGCGGCGGTTTTTGTGGCGGTTGGCGGGCAGCGTCAATTGGTGCAGCCGGGGCCGGTTGCGCCGATCCTCTTTGGTCTGGTGACGGTGGTGGCGCCGTTCTTCATCCTGCAGCCGGCACTGGGGGCCGGGATCATGGCGGCAAACAAACCCAACCCGGATGCCGCGCGGCTGAAGAGCCTGATGTCGCATTTCTCGTTCGGATTGGGGCTTTATGTAGTGGCGTTTGGCCTATCCCGTCTGGCGCCCAAGGGTCAGTCTGGATCTGGGGATCAGGTTTCACCGGCAGAGTAG
- a CDS encoding CobW family GTP-binding protein, translating into MNRIPVTIISGYLGAGKTTLINRLLSEDHGLRLTVLVNDFGRINIDESLLQEANNSQTIALSNGCVCCTLGEDLTAALHRVLADESHPDHIVIEASGLSDPVAIANTVVNEAPLSYGGIITVTDGENLTDLLGDDLLRDQVSQQIRAADLVLISKCDTPSDAVMEQLNALGARTPTLLADAPIADLLFDVLPLPVGRTSAKSAHHAYATWHHRSTDPMDRCRLGDKLANRPDGLYRMKGFVLTNGGGYELHVVGRQVSAKRCEAEETVLVALGPAARISREDIEDWWHS; encoded by the coding sequence ATGAACCGAATCCCCGTCACCATTATCAGCGGCTATCTCGGCGCCGGAAAAACCACCCTGATCAATCGGCTTCTGAGCGAGGATCATGGATTGCGCCTGACGGTTCTGGTCAATGACTTTGGTCGCATCAACATCGACGAAAGTCTTCTTCAGGAGGCCAACAACTCTCAGACCATCGCGCTTAGCAATGGCTGCGTTTGCTGCACCTTGGGCGAGGATCTGACCGCCGCGTTGCACCGCGTTCTGGCAGATGAGAGCCACCCGGATCACATCGTGATCGAGGCCAGCGGCCTCTCTGATCCGGTGGCCATCGCCAATACCGTGGTGAACGAAGCTCCGCTGTCCTACGGTGGGATCATCACCGTTACTGACGGTGAAAACCTCACGGATCTCCTTGGCGATGATCTCTTGCGCGATCAGGTCAGCCAGCAGATCCGGGCTGCAGATCTGGTGTTGATCAGCAAATGTGACACCCCCTCGGACGCTGTTATGGAGCAGCTAAACGCCCTTGGCGCCCGCACGCCAACACTTTTGGCAGACGCTCCTATAGCCGATCTCCTGTTTGACGTGCTGCCTTTGCCTGTGGGCAGGACCAGTGCGAAATCCGCCCATCATGCCTATGCCACCTGGCACCATCGCAGCACCGACCCCATGGACCGCTGTCGCCTGGGTGACAAACTGGCGAACCGGCCCGATGGCCTCTACCGGATGAAGGGCTTTGTGCTGACCAACGGCGGCGGGTATGAGCTGCATGTGGTTGGACGACAGGTCTCTGCCAAACGCTGCGAAGCGGAAGAAACCGTGCTTGTCGCCCTTGGCCCTGCGGCCCGGATCTCCCGCGAAGATATTGAGGATTGGTGGCACAGCTGA
- a CDS encoding ABC transporter permease produces MPKITPISPVAAEAERAAAAGAATSVAGPSRRARRKKPGGALFAAVGWVVALACLLPMLAVMLAALTGGTETIRHLMDTVLPGYAGTTLVLVLLVALGTGMVGVGAAWLVTMTRFPGVRIMEVVLILPLAFPAYVLAYAYTFVLDHPGVVQTTLRQVTGWGPRDYWFPEIRSVGGAAVMLVLVLYPYVYLLARAAFLQQSAGAFLAARALGNTSLQAFWRVSLPMARPAIASGVLLAVMETIADFGTVSYFGVQTFATGIYTSWFSLADRAGAAQLALCLLGFALTLAVAERATRGRARYHHAGKQQAKMPPVDLHGFKAVLAFGLCVLPVLLGFLLPVVILAQMGMESEQNLLSKRYLRFLQNSLTLAMTAALLTVVAAVCLGFYQRLRPGRPSALAGHVSRLGYAVPGGVIAVGLMVPFAAFDNALDAWMRANFEIRTGLLITGSIWLLVAAYMVRFLAAALGAYEGGQSTVHANMDAAARSLGQSPLGMLRRVHLPILTPSLMTALLIVFVDVMKELPATLIMRPFNYDTLAVQAYRLASDERLEGAAVPSLVIMLVGLLPVILICRQVGRRS; encoded by the coding sequence ATGCCAAAGATCACACCTATTTCACCCGTAGCAGCAGAGGCTGAGCGTGCCGCCGCCGCAGGCGCTGCGACATCCGTTGCAGGTCCAAGCCGTCGGGCACGGCGAAAGAAACCCGGTGGTGCGCTGTTTGCCGCTGTCGGTTGGGTGGTGGCCCTGGCGTGTTTGTTGCCAATGCTGGCGGTGATGCTTGCGGCTCTGACAGGCGGGACAGAGACGATCCGGCACCTGATGGACACGGTGTTGCCAGGGTATGCCGGAACGACATTGGTTCTGGTCTTGCTGGTGGCGTTGGGAACCGGAATGGTCGGTGTGGGTGCGGCCTGGCTGGTGACGATGACCCGCTTCCCAGGTGTGCGAATAATGGAGGTCGTGCTGATCTTGCCGCTGGCCTTCCCGGCCTATGTGTTGGCCTATGCCTATACCTTCGTTCTGGATCACCCCGGCGTTGTGCAGACCACATTGCGACAGGTTACCGGCTGGGGGCCGCGCGACTATTGGTTCCCTGAGATCCGCTCTGTCGGAGGGGCGGCGGTGATGCTGGTGCTGGTGCTCTACCCCTATGTTTACCTGCTGGCGCGGGCTGCGTTTTTGCAGCAAAGCGCGGGGGCTTTTCTGGCGGCGCGTGCACTTGGCAATACCTCTTTGCAGGCATTCTGGCGGGTCAGCCTGCCCATGGCGCGCCCGGCGATCGCGTCCGGTGTTCTGCTGGCGGTGATGGAGACCATCGCTGATTTCGGTACCGTGAGTTATTTCGGTGTGCAGACCTTTGCCACCGGGATTTATACCAGCTGGTTTTCTCTGGCTGATCGGGCTGGTGCGGCGCAGTTGGCGCTGTGCCTGCTGGGCTTTGCCTTGACGCTGGCGGTCGCAGAACGGGCCACACGCGGACGGGCGCGCTATCACCACGCAGGCAAGCAGCAGGCCAAGATGCCGCCGGTGGATCTGCATGGTTTCAAGGCGGTTCTGGCGTTTGGCCTCTGTGTCCTGCCGGTTCTGTTGGGGTTCCTGTTGCCGGTTGTGATTCTGGCGCAGATGGGGATGGAGTCGGAGCAGAACCTGTTGAGCAAACGCTACCTGAGGTTTCTGCAGAACTCGCTTACGCTGGCGATGACGGCGGCCCTCCTGACGGTGGTCGCAGCAGTTTGCCTTGGGTTCTACCAGCGCCTGCGGCCGGGTCGGCCCTCAGCGCTGGCGGGGCATGTCTCGCGGTTGGGTTATGCGGTGCCGGGCGGGGTGATTGCGGTCGGGCTGATGGTGCCCTTCGCAGCCTTTGACAACGCATTGGATGCCTGGATGCGGGCGAATTTCGAGATCCGGACTGGCCTGCTGATCACCGGGTCGATCTGGCTGCTGGTAGCGGCCTATATGGTGCGCTTTCTGGCGGCGGCCTTGGGCGCCTATGAGGGGGGGCAATCTACGGTGCACGCGAATATGGATGCCGCCGCGCGGTCCTTGGGGCAAAGTCCGCTGGGCATGCTGCGCCGGGTGCATCTGCCGATCCTGACGCCCAGCCTGATGACGGCGCTGCTGATCGTCTTTGTCGATGTGATGAAGGAGCTGCCTGCGACGCTGATCATGCGTCCCTTCAACTATGATACCCTGGCGGTTCAGGCCTATCGTCTGGCATCGGACGAGCGGCTGGAAGGCGCGGCGGTACCCTCGCTGGTGATCATGTTGGTTGGTCTGTTGCCGGTGATCCTGATTTGTCGGCAGGTGGGGCGGCGCAGTTAA
- a CDS encoding phenylacetate--CoA ligase family protein — translation MTNFDSLETRSADARVSDLAKQLPQQIARAMAAPGYGDSLRNVDAASITSVADLAALPVLRKSDLGKAQAAHPPFGGFTVKPASGFAHIFQSPGPIYEPGGVDHDWWRMGRFLHAAGIGPGDVVQNCFGYHLTPAGMIFENGARAVGAAVLPAGTGQTELQVTAARDVGATAYAGTPDYLKVILDKADAMGVQLGFTKAAVGGGALFPSLRQEYADRGITCLQSYATADLGNIAYESAAMEGMIVDEQVIVEIVTPGTGTPVAVGEVGEVVVTTLNPDYPLIRFATGDLSAVLPGESPCGRTNMRIKGWMGRADQTTKIKGMFVRPEQVAALVDKHDEIVKARVIASRDGEMDAMTVQIEAQDGDEIAFSRSVVEVLKLKGRVEVVAPGVLPKDGLVIEDQRSYD, via the coding sequence ATGACAAATTTTGATAGCCTTGAGACACGCAGCGCAGACGCCCGTGTCTCCGATTTGGCGAAACAACTGCCGCAGCAGATCGCCCGCGCTATGGCCGCGCCGGGTTATGGAGACAGCCTGCGGAATGTTGATGCCGCGTCCATTACCTCTGTTGCGGATCTGGCCGCTCTGCCGGTTCTGCGCAAATCTGACTTAGGCAAGGCACAGGCCGCGCATCCGCCGTTTGGTGGGTTTACGGTGAAGCCTGCCAGTGGCTTTGCCCACATCTTCCAGTCGCCAGGCCCAATCTACGAACCGGGCGGGGTGGATCATGACTGGTGGCGTATGGGGCGATTCCTTCATGCGGCGGGTATTGGTCCCGGTGATGTGGTGCAGAACTGCTTTGGCTACCACCTGACGCCCGCAGGCATGATTTTTGAGAATGGGGCGCGGGCCGTTGGCGCTGCTGTGCTGCCCGCGGGTACGGGCCAGACCGAGCTTCAGGTGACTGCGGCGCGTGACGTCGGGGCCACGGCCTATGCCGGGACACCAGACTATTTGAAGGTGATCCTGGACAAGGCCGACGCCATGGGTGTGCAGCTGGGCTTTACCAAGGCGGCGGTCGGAGGCGGTGCCTTGTTCCCGTCCCTGCGTCAGGAATATGCAGATCGCGGAATCACCTGTCTGCAATCCTATGCGACGGCGGATCTGGGCAATATCGCCTATGAGAGTGCAGCGATGGAGGGGATGATCGTCGATGAACAGGTCATCGTCGAGATCGTTACCCCCGGCACTGGTACGCCAGTTGCGGTGGGTGAGGTGGGTGAGGTTGTAGTGACCACGCTGAACCCGGACTATCCGCTCATCCGGTTTGCCACCGGCGATCTGAGCGCCGTATTGCCGGGTGAATCTCCCTGTGGCCGCACCAATATGCGGATCAAAGGCTGGATGGGCCGCGCCGATCAGACCACCAAGATCAAGGGCATGTTTGTGCGCCCCGAACAGGTTGCGGCACTGGTCGACAAGCACGATGAAATCGTAAAGGCGCGGGTCATTGCCAGCCGTGATGGTGAAATGGATGCGATGACTGTCCAGATCGAAGCACAGGACGGCGATGAAATCGCGTTTTCCCGTTCTGTCGTGGAGGTGCTGAAGTTGAAAGGGCGCGTTGAAGTGGTCGCTCCTGGTGTTCTGCCTAAGGACGGTTTGGTGATTGAGGACCAGCGCAGCTACGACTGA
- a CDS encoding ABC transporter ATP-binding protein yields MLDTAKTTDVQAETLLEVNNIEVIYNHVILVLKGVSLKVPKGGITALLGGNGAGKTTTLKAVSNLLHSERGEVTKGSISYRGERIQDRDPAELVKKGVIQVMEGRHCFEHLTVEENLLTGAYTRSDGNANIQRDLEMVYSYFPRLKERRRSQAGYTSGGEQQMVAMGRALMSRPETILLDEPSMGLAPQLVEQIFEIVKSINENEGVTFLLAEQNTNVALRYSHYGYILESGRVVMDGPAAELRENPDVKEFYLGMSDEGRKSFRDVRSYRRRKRWLS; encoded by the coding sequence ATGCTGGATACAGCCAAAACCACCGATGTTCAGGCAGAGACCCTGCTTGAGGTCAACAACATCGAAGTGATCTACAACCACGTGATCCTCGTTTTGAAGGGCGTCAGCCTGAAGGTCCCGAAGGGCGGGATCACCGCGCTGCTGGGCGGCAATGGCGCGGGTAAGACGACAACACTCAAGGCGGTGTCAAACCTGCTGCACTCCGAGCGGGGCGAGGTCACCAAAGGGTCGATCAGCTATCGTGGTGAGCGCATTCAGGACCGAGATCCTGCCGAACTGGTCAAAAAGGGTGTTATTCAGGTGATGGAAGGCCGTCACTGTTTTGAACATCTGACCGTTGAGGAAAACCTGCTGACCGGCGCCTATACCCGCAGCGATGGCAATGCGAACATCCAGCGCGATCTGGAGATGGTCTATAGCTATTTCCCACGCCTGAAGGAGCGCCGCCGCAGCCAGGCGGGCTATACCTCTGGTGGTGAACAGCAGATGGTTGCCATGGGCCGCGCCCTGATGAGCCGCCCGGAGACGATCCTGCTGGATGAGCCATCAATGGGGCTGGCGCCCCAGCTGGTGGAACAGATCTTTGAGATTGTGAAGTCGATCAACGAAAACGAAGGGGTGACCTTCCTTCTGGCCGAACAGAACACCAATGTGGCGCTGCGCTATTCGCACTATGGCTACATTCTGGAATCCGGTCGTGTGGTGATGGATGGCCCTGCCGCTGAACTGCGCGAGAACCCGGATGTGAAGGAGTTCTACCTCGGGATGTCTGACGAAGGGCGTAAGAGTTTTCGCGACGTGCGATCATATCGCCGCCGGAAGCGGTGGTTGAGCTGA
- a CDS encoding ABC transporter substrate-binding protein, translated as MKMKLTTLALGAVMAAGPAMADLVFPSLSYRTGPYAAGGIPFADGYADYFTLVNERDGGINGVKAKVIECETGYNTEKGVECYEATKGEGALVYQPLSTGITYQLIPKVTADGIPLHTMGYGRTSAANGEVFSNVFNYPANYWDGASGIINYLLEENGGDLNGKKISLLFHNSAYGKEPIRTLEELSKKHGFTLSTLPVDHPGQEQKSQWLQIRRDRPDFVIMWGWGVMNQVAIQEAANIRYPMENFIGVWWSGAEHDVMAAGEKANGYKAVTFHGVGRDFPVFADIQTHVVDKGLAAGAGDQIGNVLYNRGMYAAMLAVEAAKTAQEIHGTNDITPAMMRDGMEALEMPEARMSALGMPYFGPSFNVSCENHGGPGLVGMTQWDASAKTWNLISDFAPSDRDVIQPLIEEDSMAYAKENNIEAGCK; from the coding sequence ATGAAAATGAAACTGACGACTCTGGCGCTGGGCGCCGTGATGGCCGCTGGCCCTGCCATGGCGGACCTGGTGTTTCCGTCGCTGAGCTATCGCACCGGCCCCTACGCGGCTGGCGGTATCCCCTTTGCGGATGGCTATGCGGACTATTTCACGCTGGTCAATGAGCGTGATGGTGGCATCAATGGCGTGAAGGCAAAGGTCATCGAATGCGAGACCGGCTACAACACCGAGAAAGGTGTGGAATGCTATGAGGCGACCAAGGGCGAAGGCGCGCTGGTCTATCAGCCCTTGTCCACCGGCATCACCTATCAGCTGATCCCAAAAGTGACCGCAGATGGCATTCCGCTGCACACCATGGGCTATGGCCGGACATCGGCGGCAAATGGTGAAGTGTTCAGCAATGTCTTCAACTATCCTGCCAACTACTGGGATGGTGCTTCGGGGATCATCAACTATCTGCTGGAAGAAAACGGCGGTGATCTGAACGGCAAGAAAATCTCGCTGCTGTTCCACAACTCCGCCTATGGCAAGGAGCCGATCCGGACGCTGGAGGAGCTGTCGAAGAAACACGGCTTCACCCTGTCGACATTGCCCGTTGACCACCCCGGTCAGGAGCAGAAATCCCAGTGGCTGCAGATCCGTCGCGACCGTCCGGATTTCGTGATCATGTGGGGCTGGGGCGTGATGAACCAGGTCGCCATTCAGGAAGCCGCCAACATTCGCTATCCGATGGAGAATTTCATTGGCGTCTGGTGGTCCGGTGCTGAGCATGATGTGATGGCAGCGGGTGAAAAGGCCAATGGCTACAAGGCTGTGACCTTCCACGGTGTGGGCCGCGACTTCCCTGTGTTCGCGGATATCCAGACGCATGTTGTAGACAAAGGGCTTGCGGCTGGTGCGGGCGATCAGATCGGCAACGTGCTTTATAACCGTGGTATGTATGCGGCGATGCTGGCTGTTGAGGCGGCAAAAACGGCCCAGGAAATCCATGGCACCAACGACATCACCCCTGCGATGATGCGCGATGGTATGGAAGCTCTGGAAATGCCTGAAGCGCGCATGTCTGCGCTGGGGATGCCGTATTTCGGTCCGTCCTTCAACGTCTCCTGCGAGAACCATGGCGGCCCCGGTCTGGTTGGTATGACCCAGTGGGATGCTTCGGCCAAAACCTGGAACCTGATCAGCGATTTTGCACCGAGCGATCGGGATGTGATCCAGCCACTGATCGAGGAAGATTCCATGGCCTATGCCAAGGAAAACAACATCGAGGCGGGCTGCAAGTAA